AGTAAACAACTGTAAGTCATATCCCCTTCCGTAGTTGGTGTGATAAGATTACTGCttaattgatataatttttctctttgcaTATGCAGTATGCGTGCAGGAAAACATTGGCAGATAGCAGGCCACGCATAAGAGGGCGATTTGCGAGAAATGAAGAGATTGAGAAGAATTCTGAAGTTCAATGGAACCGTGTTGCTGGAGAGGAAGACGAAGACAACTGGATCAATTATCTTGATTCAGTTTCAGCaccaaatatattttcttaatctttaaaaataaaaattaaaaaaaaaaaagaattcttatgtTGAAGTATTTAGTGTGATAGTGTGCTAATTCTAGAGTGCTTGTTGTTTCTTGTTACCATGATTCGAGTTTAAGTATTCGTTTACTTAAACTAGTTTGTGTAAATATAGTTTGACTTgaactattattataaattgagaACTTGCAAGCTTATAACCTTTATATGACCATATCATATCGCAAAGCTCTTCGGTAATTCGAACAGAGTATTTGCTATGGAATGATTCAGGGTTTATTTGAGACTGATGTGCTGTGACTTGTAGTTCGGAACAGAATCATCAGATTACCAAGTATATGTAGGCTAATAAACAATAGTCCTCAAGCCAAAAGTGAATGACTGAACATGCtgctaaagaaaaattagtgcatattttgtcatttatgtTATAACGCAGCCTAAATTTCTATATTCATGATGGGTGTTTGCTATCCCTATAATATTTTGTGGGAGACTATTATACCTCTTAACAAAGTAAAAGCTGCCCGAGTACACCTAGTGGAGGTAGCCCTTTTACCAAGAATAAAGCttggtttgtttatttaaaacagAGTGAGAGGGCCAACAAAGTGAGCTTTACTCGTACTGAGTGTAGCTGTGGGTGGGCTTCATAGAATCAGTATATCGGCAGATGAACAATTTCTCACGTTGTAAACCAAAAAGGTTCTTCTTGCAGTGCTGTATAACGCACCAAAGGagacaaaaatatcaaatgaaaattcattCGACTTCAATAATAACAGTAATCAAGTGCAGGCACATCTTCCAAATGAAGCGAGAGACAAATTTTGGTGGATAACAGTAATTTTACGTTTTTACTGTAGATTTTCCACTCTCCCCCGCTCCTTTTTGACATCGAAGGCCAACTTGCTTGCGAGTAATTTCTTGCCGTATGATATGCTCTAGATCTTTATGTCCTTACTAGGAAAATTTACATAACccacccaaattttttttaggtttttcaaAACTAGTCAttcttacttttctttttctttttttaatcacaaccaactaaatacaaattttttgaacaCGTTTACCCTTGTCAACAAACCAAGTTCCATCTCTCTCAAGCCCCCAATGAACGAGCAAAACTCTAAAGTCTTGAAATCATTAGTGGTACAGATATGGAACATCGGCGACAGCGGAAGCTTTAGTCGCCCACTTCCCACACCCTTAATTCAATGACAGCTTCTCTAATCAATAATGACAGCGTGTTTTGTGAAATTGAATAGCTGTTTTATAGAAATCGTTGGTGAAAAATAGTGTACTCGGTTTGTATTGGCAAAAAAAATAGTGTGTTAGGTTTGTATTGGTGAAAGAATGACAAATTATGCTAAATATAGTTTTAGGTTAATTGTTGCACATAAAGTATTGAATAAAATGTGTGTGAggtttttatattattttggtgTTTGAAATAATGTTTGTGTTCGTTATACATTTTCTAGGTTTTTCCTCTACTTCATTTTCactcaaaattatttgttttgaatgatttttttttggtttttttgttatttatcaactcaaaataagtattttatgaattgcaatattaaaaaacaatattcACGACAACATCCACAATAATTTGCTAATAGTGGTGAGGTTTGGAGATTTGTTGAAAGTGGAATtagttttattgatttattgagATTGGTGAATATATTTTCGTCCTAAAAGTTTGAGGTTTGGCTaataatgatagaaaaaaaatcagagagggcaattttaaaaaacttaaaaattttgttctaaTTATAAAAACTTCCTCATGTATTAATGGCATCGTAGATAGATCATGGATGTGCTGTCATGCATCCGCTCCAAGGATACACGGCCATAAGTTTTTTGCCATTGACAATTTGTatcacaatatttttttgttgaatgacACTATTTGGTATTATGGTTGTGTAACTAAACCTACAACACTAAACTATTTGAGTGAACTATATTTGtacaatgaaaaatttataatataatacatgttaaagttattatttaaaatacataatgtttttttttctatatacTATCAGCTTTTACTTCataattatacttttttttaagcttttttttctctaagcAATCACCACAACACTTATAATGTCTAACCAGATTTAAAACAtgtgacaaaaaaattatacctATGTAATGCTGATGTGACGATGAACGGTATGCTAAAAAAAAGACGGGGGGGGAGGCACCCAAGATTTTTCTCTATAGCTGATGTCAGTAAGAAAGGCTGTTTATCTCTATGATTCAACGCAACTCTCAatgaaaaagggaaaaagtaCACAATAATTGTATGAGAAATTGCGGTTCTTAtagtttgtattttgtaatatatccTTTTGATCTTAAGATGTGCATTACTTGCACGGTAAAAGATCAGTAAAGCACATTTTCCATGgtctttttgaagattattTAAAGTGTTCGTTTGGCTTTATAAAGCCCCCACAAAGCACAAAGAAACACCCTGGTTGATAAAATCAGAAAATCATACTTTTTGATGATCATTTGGCCGCTCATGTCTCTTAATGATGATGAAACAAAGcttatatgtataataatacTGTAAAAATGATGAAGAGTAGACACAAGATGGAACTAACTAGCATCtgaatctttttctttttctttttttttttccttaaaaaatttacttagaCTTTAGTTAAAGGCTATTGCTCTTACAGCAGCCCCTAGAGATGGGGAGGGCGGCCATGTTTGGTCTTGTGTCGGCTGGGTCTGGCTGTGGGTCTCCCCCGCCCTCCCACTACaactaattataaaatgatctcttgatttttgttttttttttttacctcctcttttttctcttttagtgCTACTGCCCTACTGCACATGTAGAGTACGTTTGAAATTTAGGAGCTGCCAAAATGTCTGGAACTCGATGATGTAgccacaaaattttttatcaagaatttgatttCGATTTACTTCAATGTTTTGGAATGCGAGAAACCAACCCTCTCCATTCCATACCAGGGGATAGCAGTTTTCtctttataaaattgagtagAATTCGCCTTAATTCGACGCAAATTTAGGTCAGTAAACTCATTTCTCCACATTTAGCTCGATGAACTCGAGAGTCCAGACTATGCTATCACTGTACCGAATTAGACTACAACACTCTTTGACTAAATTTGTCAGtactcaaaaacaaaacaaatagcAGTGGACGGAATGGGATGCCTAGCCTCTAAGTCACTTGGATGTGCTAACCCAATTTCATGCATAAACTTTTACAACAATGATTCTATAGTAATCTGATTGCAAGACAAGGAGCCGAATCCCTATGCAACACCTAACCCCTACTAATTTGGAAAAGTAAGTTTCTTAATGTAGGCGTGGCTGGTTCATCAAGCAAAAATGCATCAACATCCACTTGGTTGCCATCATAATAACACCACTTTCGGAGAACacagtttttttaattaaacctaATATGTATAGCTTGCACATGAGCAGCAATATTTTGTAGGGCCATTTCCGTTCCTATTACATTCATAAAGCTCCCAGGAATCAATTAATGGAACTAACGAAGCTTCTTGGCAATAAGTAAAAGTACCTGTCttcttaataaataaagaagcagCTATCATAAGGAATAACTCCACTTAAAAAGCTTACCTAAGGTGCAAAAACCTGGCTTGCTGAGAAAAAAAGCATGCTCTGTAAATTACAAAACATAGCATCTCGAGATTCTAAGAAAAAAGTAACAATTATCCCTCATATTCTGTAAGTAACCTTTTGAAACTCTAACCAGCTAGGGACACCATCCACCCTGTCAAGCACcatgtttctatttttcaGAAAAGAAAGACACACCAAGTAAAATATATTCCAGTCAATAGCTTGAATTTTGTAACTTGTACCAATAGGCACGGTACCTATCAGATCATAAGACAGACGGGAAAATTTGATGAGAAGaatacaatttaaaaacaaaacttgaTCACCCTTCAATGCGAAAGGTAGGTACTTGTACAACTGAAAAAACTAGTTCTAATCTACACTCAACTAATTTACATATGCCtctaacaaatttaaaatttaggaaAAGACTTTTACATTTTTGTGATCGTATATTTAAACTTACGAGCTTTTCTCTTAAAAGATAAAGGGTTTAACATTCTCTTTAGAGGAAACAAAAGAGCTCGACATTGCATCCTTCGCTTTGCTCTGACTTTCTCTGCATTAAAAAGGGGAGGGAAATAATAAGTTGTTGGTTACAAgaatatgattaaatgaaaaatagaattGTATGAATCATCCTTTGCCACAAAAAACCAAGTGGACAACTGAGCCTTGTTATATCAAGAGCCTGTTAACAGATTTTGTCAAGACATCgtccaaaagaagaaaaacttcCAAAAGTAATGAAGTTTCAATATTGTTAAAACAAACTTTTTAAGAACTAATATTTACCAGATACACATGGAACCAATGTTGGATGATCAGTTTCACTATCAGCTTCTCCATGAATTTGCTCTTCCATTTTTGCATCATCTAGGCCCTCTTGATTGGCATCAGAGGAGTTCTCTTTGACACTAAAATCTTTGGAAGAATCCAAAAACAGATTCTGACCGGTGATGAGTCTTTCACCTGGTTCCCTGAATTGCACTccatttttttgcttttccaCCGTGACCTCCTCACACGCTTCATGATTTGCAACTGAAGAGTCATCTTTAACTATCATCTCAGTGCATGACTCCTGAATGGAAATCTTATCTGCTAGAAGTCTACCATCTCCTGGTTCCCTCAGTTGTTCTCCATCCCGTAGTTCTTCCATTGTCATCTCTGTCTCATGATTTGCAAATGTGGTGCCATTTTTATTATCCATCTCATTATGAGACCCCTGAAGGAGATTTTGACCAGATACAACATCTACAAGTTCCCTGAAATGTTCGCGTTCAATAACATTGTCTGTTGAAGACACATTATCCAAGGCCACAGATGCATCTTCTTGATCCTTTATATCTATCTTCATTCCAACTTCACCCATAGCAACATTTTGGGAACCAAAATCTGCATCAGAACTCTCTGCAGTCTTAGATTCTTCATTATGACAAGCAGAAGAATGAAATGTATCAGGTAAAGTGTCCCCTTCTAACTTATTATCTACATTACAAGCAGCACCCAACTCAATTTCACTAGTCAAAGCCGGACATTTGACAATTTCTTTTGATAAGACAAGATCTACTGCATGACTAGATATGCCATGTTTTGTATTCTGATCATCCCTTTCTGTTTCTTTGGCAGTAAATGATATTTCTGCCACATCATCCTCCTCAATTATGGTTGGTTGAGGTTCAACGTCCTCAGTATTAATTATAGTTTCTGGGAAAGCACTTGGTGAATCTAACTCCCGATTATTTTCACAGCTAGATGATTGATTGTTCAATGGAGCATTATGTAATGAATTCTGATCAGTTTCATGAAGAATATCAAGCCTTCTCCAATTTTCAGACACTCCATGGGATGCACCAGATTTCTCATTTGCCCCAGCAACAAATAAATTACTCTTACCACTATCTCGTGAGTGTGACACAGCCTGAGTTCCATATATCAAATCATTTACTCGAAAGCTGTGTGATGGAATGCTGTCAATAACAGAAGCAAAATTAATGGTTTTGACAGTTTTGGATACTTTAGTGGAGGCAGTAAAGGACTCTGCCATATCATCCAGTTGCAAATCACCTTCACCACTAGATATCGGGTCCCACTTAAGCCAGTCCCCAGACCTAGGCTCCTTGGAGTCAAATTGTTCACCAGACGATATTGGTTCAACCCTGATGGTCTCCTTGTGAAAGTGTTTTTTCCTTAAAGCATTACTTATAACAGCCCTGCAAACATCACAAAAACATTTCCGAACATTAGAAAAGCTAACTATATCTCCTGATGCAAGATTTTTCTAAGTTGCCCATACCTACAATTTTTGGAAACAGCTGCTTTAGCTCGTTCCATAGAGATCCCAAGCAATGATGACAAGTTTGCAACATCATATGGACCTCTAAGTTCGGTAACAGAGGAGGCACCACTTGAGAGAATTAGATTCTTTCCTCGAGTCCAATCAACCAGTAACTGGACATTATTTAGCTTGGATGATAAGTTGATGCATGCAACTatcaaattaacaattattctAATAATCTTAATCCATTTTACAAGAACATAACAATCTGAGCTTTCACAAAATCTATAAGTTTACACAACAGGCGGCAGCAAAGATGATAACTAAAGTGTGTAACAATTATACAGCtatgtatttaataaaaatacgATTCTCACCTTGGCATTGGATATCATTTGCCTCCTTAATTGAACATCAAGGATAAGATCTGAGTAAGTGAGTTCAAAATAAACTCCACGCTGCATTGCCAAAATGACAGCAACCCTTCAATGGAGAGCAGacaaaaacacacacaccaaaaacagaaacaaaatcaagcCAAGAACAATACCTCAATAGCAGCTTTAATCATCGGCAGCTTCAATCTGAATGGCAACTTCTCTGCGAAATTAATCGAAATTATATCCACctacaacaattttaattaaacaaaccaacatatatgtatatatatatgaaccataaaataaataaaattagaggattagggggaaaaaaaagaaaaaagaaaagtaaattttgcATACCTCGGCTTTCTCACAAGCGTGATCAAACGCGCTCTGGTTTAACGGCCGAACAGCGACCAAATCGTAGGTTTTGAGAACGGGATTTCCGGAGTTCAACACCTGACACTGAGCGATAGTGTCGGCAAAGACGGTGAGGCGCGTGTACTGGCGGAAGGGAGAGCAGCGTGGGACGCCGAGGAGGTCACGGTGGAAGTTGACGGAGGCAGAGAGAGAGGGGGCGAGTTTCAATAGAGCGGCGAGGGTTAGGAGGGGAATCGAGCAACGGTCGCGATCTGACATCACGCCCTTCATCGTACGGTTGTAGGCAACTCCGGTGTAGCCTAGCTCCATCGCCTTAATCACGATTTTCACACGTGCGTTTTTGTGAGTTGTGGCATTCGACGGCGGAGATTCGACGTAGGGAATGTTGAGGTCGAAGAACCCCATGTTTGGAGATGGATTGAGAACCGGACTTGTGTCTGTGTTAGCGGTTTTGTTAGGGTTTAAGTCAAGGAGTtttctacaagaaaaattgatttctGGGATAGGATGAAACGGCGTCGTGAATAACACACGGTTGAAAGTTGAAACGGCGCCAATTTGTGCTGCAAACTCAAATTCTTATACCCTGTCTGGTACTGACTATtgacatataaaataaacGTTTTTGTGGTAAAtataatctttaattaatagtttttattaaaataataaacatattttatgagataaaattaatttaactccTAAACCAcaataaagtatttattaaatattttaatactaaaatttttaagttaaagttACTCAATTATAATACTATGTGGTATGTGTTCATATATTGCATGGTGC
This window of the Citrus sinensis cultivar Valencia sweet orange chromosome 8, DVS_A1.0, whole genome shotgun sequence genome carries:
- the LOC102614383 gene encoding protein GAMETOPHYTE DEFECTIVE 1, which translates into the protein MGFFDLNIPYVESPPSNATTHKNARVKIVIKAMELGYTGVAYNRTMKGVMSDRDRCSIPLLTLAALLKLAPSLSASVNFHRDLLGVPRCSPFRQYTRLTVFADTIAQCQVLNSGNPVLKTYDLVAVRPLNQSAFDHACEKAEVDIISINFAEKLPFRLKLPMIKAAIERGVYFELTYSDLILDVQLRRQMISNAKLLVDWTRGKNLILSSGASSVTELRGPYDVANLSSLLGISMERAKAAVSKNCRAVISNALRKKHFHKETIRVEPISSGEQFDSKEPRSGDWLKWDPISSGEGDLQLDDMAESFTASTKVSKTVKTINFASVIDSIPSHSFRVNDLIYGTQAVSHSRDSGKSNLFVAGANEKSGASHGVSENWRRLDILHETDQNSLHNAPLNNQSSSCENNRELDSPSAFPETIINTEDVEPQPTIIEEDDVAEISFTAKETERDDQNTKHGISSHAVDLVLSKEIVKCPALTSEIELGAACNVDNKLEGDTLPDTFHSSACHNEESKTAESSDADFGSQNVAMGEVGMKIDIKDQEDASVALDNVSSTDNVIEREHFRELVDVVSGQNLLQGSHNEMDNKNGTTFANHETEMTMEELRDGEQLREPGDGRLLADKISIQESCTEMIVKDDSSVANHEACEEVTVEKQKNGVQFREPGERLITGQNLFLDSSKDFSVKENSSDANQEGLDDAKMEEQIHGEADSETDHPTLVPCVSEKVRAKRRMQCRALLFPLKRMLNPLSFKRKARKFKYTITKM